In the Colletotrichum lupini chromosome 1, complete sequence genome, one interval contains:
- a CDS encoding triose-phosphate transporter, whose protein sequence is MPHSTTSGSITQTSSVNRSQHSPRPYGDIDSLSANGNGGMEKFPDHIDSHLTNGSRAPSPAKSNGYALPGAPVGGDRWQPRKESLQGRSVRWGAPGQQVPTRYGHGRQKSLGDAIHNIRTRGGSVGQNAHEIADALKAPVSPRLIALCVLWYTSSALTNTSSKSILTAFDKPATLTLIQFAFVATYCILFAWLANIFPSLKTTIPALKHGIRYPSRDVISTTMPLAAFQIFGHLLSSTATSKIPVSLVHTIKGLSPLFTVLAYRLIFNIRYSVNTYLSLVPLTLGVMLACSGKHNSYSGELLGILYALLATIIFVTQNIFSKRLFNEAAKAEAEGQSARSQKLDKLNLLCYSSGMAFILTVPIWFWSEGTGIIGDVLHDGAVDLNEKAGSFDHGRLTIEFIFNGTFHFGQNILAFVLLSLVSPVTYSVASLIKRVFVIVIAIIWFRNQTTPLQGVGILLTFVGLYLYDRTHDRDKADRKAKMMEIKEEPLLPLNTKDALNASQNAPVFESPMVSAGAFQSFSNGHSPHGEDAKKSDGPSNGRARGASNAAWLAPGTKQEDTWRFGDR, encoded by the exons ATGCCTCACTCCACAACTTCTGGTTCTATAACACAAACCTCCTCGGTCAATCGGTCGCAGCACTCACCAAGACCGTACGGCGATATCGATTCCCTCTCTGCCAACGGCAACGGCGGCATGGAGAAATTCCCCGACCACATCGATTCTCACCTCACCAACGGTTCGAGGGCCCCGAGTCCTGCAAAGTCCAACGGCTATGCGCTACCAGGAGCGCCCGTAGGCGGCGACCGCTGGCAACCCAGAAAGGAGAGTCTCCAGGGTCGCAGCGTCAGATGGGGTGCGCCGGGCCAGCAGGTGCCAACGCGGTATGGCCATGGGAGGCAGAAGAGTCTGGGTGACGCCATTCACAACATACGGACAAGAGGCGGAAGCGTCGGCCAGAATGCTCACGAGATAGCTGATGCGCTCAAGGCGCCTGTCTCTCCTAGGTTGATT GCGCTCTGTGTCCTCTGGTACACCTCGTCCGCCCTTACGAACACGTCCTCGAAGTCCATCCTGACCGCCTTCGACAAGCCCGCGACGCTGACCCTCATCCAATTCGCCTTCGTGGCAACCTACTGCATTCTCTTCGCCTGGCTTGCCAATATCTTTCCAAGTCTCAAGACGACGATACCAGCTCTCAAGCATGGCATTCGCTACCCTTCCCGCGATGTCATTTCGACGACGATGCCCCTTGCCGCATTCCAGATCTTTGGCCACCTGCTGAGCTCGACCGCGACCTCCAAGATCCCCGTCTCGCTGGTCCACACCATCAAGGGTCTCTCTCCCCTTTTCACAGTCCTGGCCTACCGCTTGATCTTCAACATCAGGTACTCTGTCAACACCTACCTGTCCTTGGTGCCCCTGACCCTCGGGGTCATGCTCGCTTGCTCAGGCAAGCACAACAGCTACAGTGGCGAGCTCCTGGGTATCTTGTACGCCCTCCTTGCCACCATCATTTTCGTGACGCAGAACATCTTCTCGAAGCGTCTCTTCAACGAAGCCGCTAAGGCCGAGGCTGAAGGTCAGTCAGCGCGATCGCAAAAGCTCGACAAGCTCAACTTGCTCTGCTACTCCTCTGGCATGGCATTCATCCTGACGGTCCCAATCTGGTTCTGGAGCGAAGGCACCGGAATCATCGGCGACGTCCTCCACGATGGCGCAGTCGACCTGAACGAAAAAGCGGGTTCCTTTGACCACGGCCGCCTCACCATCGAGTTCATCTTCAACGGCACCTTTCACTTTGGACAAAACATCCTCGCCTTCGTCCTCTTGTCCCTCGTCTCGCCAGTGACGTATTCAGTCGCCAGCCTGATCAAGCGTGTGTTCGTCATCGTCATTGCCATCATCTGGTTCCGCAACCAAACCACCCCTCTCCAAGGCGTCGGCATCCTGCTGACCTTTGTCGGCCTCTACCTCTACGACCGCACACACGACCGGGACAAGGCGGACCGCAAGGCAAAGATGATGGAGATCAAGGAGGAACCCCTGCTACCCCTGAATACAAAGGACGCCTTGAACGCCAGCCAGAATGCACCCGTCTTTGAGAGTCCCATGGTCTCTGCTGGAGCATTTCAGTCATTTAGCAACGGGCATTCGCCTCATGGCGAAGATGCCAAGAAATCTGACGGGCCCAGCAACGGTAGAGCCCGCGGGGCGAGTAATGCCGCCTGGCTCGCACCGGGTACCAAGCAGGAAGATACCTGGCGATTTGGGGACCGGTAG
- a CDS encoding origin recognition complex subunit Orc5, translating into MASLFQLPEELLLSPLFERFPCRERQIRSLATLLHPAAAPCRNLIVYGTEATGKSAIIEALLQRLSKPLDEEPEADPKTSLSFAIVNSIQCITGRHLFERTIAAVVDAIQWEAPSKKCETLAQLMVELCKMLKYTQRPDGWRLVLVFDAIDRQRDAPATLLPALARLSEVIPCLTCVFIVTAPPPSSLRISFVPHIQFPNYTKQEFVKIISASPPPPTPTTTQDDTNFLWTRFVGAVCDALTTSASRTLPSCRHSCDALWPRFTAPILARTHGPREFSKLLIASRVHFQDESLLNPSIVSIKLGNSSSTVSMTTTTTTKVNGHTPVGTPSKHATASAQSAAALMSTATADLTTLLPTTTRLLLLAAYLASHNAPRHDLTLFSTYHHGRRKRRGGGFVAPKRGRPSKHKKISRKLLGAHAFVLERMLAIFAAVRSEWAEADVRGGFGTVGGGSVVDGDVGMAISTLASLRLLMKVGTGGDPMDRGGKWRINVGWDIIRGVGRSVGIEVEEWLID; encoded by the exons ATGGCGTCTCTCTTCCAGCTTCCCGAGGAGCTCCTCCTATCCCCCTTATTCGAACGTTTCCCCTGCCGCGAACGTCAGATCCGGTCTTTAGCTACTCTTCTCCAT CCCGCCGCCGCGCCCTGCCGGAACCTCATCGTCTACGGCACCGAAGCCACCGGAAAGTCGGCCATCATCGAGGCTCTCCTGCAGAGGCTCTCCAAGCCCCTCGACGAAGAACCGGAAGCCGACCCCAAAACCTCTCTCAGCTTCGCCATCGTCAACTCTATACAATGTATCACGGGCCGGCATTTATTCGAGCGGACAATCGCTGCCGTGGTGGACGCGATACAATGGGAGGCTCCGTCCAAGAAGTGCGAGACGTTAGCTCAATTGATGGTTGAGCTGTGCAAGATGCTAAAGTACACACAACGACCCGACGGCTGGCGCCTCGTGCTCGTCTTTGACGCAATTGACCGTCAGAGAGACGCTCCCGCAACTCTCCTCCCAGCATTAGCACGGCTATCCGAAGTG ATACCATGCCTAACCTGCGTCTTCATCGTCACCGCCCCTCCCCCCTCCAGCCTCCGCATCTCCTTCGTACCACACATCCAATTCCCAAACTACACCAAGCAGGAATTCGTCAAAATCATCTCGGCgtccccgccgccgccgacccCGACCACGACGCAAGACGACACAAACTTCCTCTGGACCCGCTTCGTCGGCGCCGTCTGCGACGCCCTCACGACGTCGGCGTCCCGCACCCTACCCTCGTGCCGCCACAGCTGCGACGCCCTCTGGCCGCGCTTCACGGCGCCCATCCTGGCGCGCACCCACGGCCCGCGCGAGTTCTCCAAGCTCCTCATCGCCTCGCGCGTGCATTTTCAGGACGAGAGCCTCCTGAACCCGAGTATCGTCTCCATCAAGCTCGGCAATTCTTCTTCGACGGTGTctatgacgacgacgacaacgacaAAGGTGAATGGCCACACACCAGTGGGCACGCCCTCGAAGCACGCAACAGCATCAGCTCAATCAGCGGCGGCACTGATGAGCACCGCCACCGCCGACCTAACAACCCTACTACCGACAACCACCCGCCTGCTGCTGTTGGCAGCCTACCTCGCCTCACACAACGCGCCCCGCCACGACCTAACGCTCTTCTCAACCTACCACCACGGCCGCCGAAAACGCCGCGGCGGCGGGTTCGTAGCCCCCAAACGAGGCCGGCCGAGCAAGCACAAGAAGATCTCGCGCAAGCTGCTCGGCGCGCACGCTTTCGTTCTGGAGCGCATGCTCGCCATCTTTGCTGCCGTGCGGAGCGAGTGGGCCGAGGCCGACGTGCGTGGCGGGTTTGGTACTGTCGGTGGCGGCAGCGTGGTGGACGGCGACGTGGGTATGGCTATCTCGACGCTTGCGAGTTTGCGGTTGCTGATGAAGGTTGGCACGGGTGGTGATCCGATGGACCGTGGAGGCAAGTGGAGGATTAACGTCGGGTGGGATATCATTCGGGGCGTGGGGCGGAGCGTTGGTATTGAGGTGGAGGAATGGCTCATCGACTGA
- a CDS encoding AMP-binding enzyme has translation MHLRDSEGGGTAYQETGLTDGATNGLTNGNNTVNPSSTRTVVVTSRAESTTTTAGVSDFRHELLLAWLLVLHRNNDDGLSKVNWGFRTKDGQEPSSATHNSLSLSEAPFKNSDSIAEALEVIKDLGESGLESETQTIPVIYFNNGAPKPQGNSEKAPSKRSQDWTYQIEATLNENQLVIKAQWDRAVLSYRHAIFQLDSFIEILTTVLEKPYRQVSDTIGPTAKDLEQLWTWNAELPENMQKCMQDIISEVAAKGPERPAVESWDGNFSYGDVDRLSTRLARHLVARGVTVGSTVPMCFEKSRWTTVALLAVMKAGAAFALTDPSQPEARLRTIVEQTGATIIVTSQNQSDLGRRIAPEQTLVIASDDTLNNDTLELAAELPVVPPSSPLYIQFTSGSTGKPKGVMISHENFTSGAVPRGWEVGYRAHSRCFDFASYAFDVSIDCMLCTLAAAGCLCIASDEDRMNDLSGAIRNSKCNMAHMTPSVARVLDADVIPSLEVLGLGGEAVSAGDASTWSKTTSVIIAYGPSECTVGCTINGNVSSTSTNIGKGTGGLTWIVDPDDHERLMPVGAVGELLIEGPVVGMGYLNDKAKTDEVFIEDPAWLLAGGGPARGRHGRLYKTGDLVRYDPDGTGSIAFVGRKDQQVKLRGQRIELAEVEHHLRGKMPSGVKIVAEVIKPGGSEPTLVAFVVEQNPVDGPADAEVGDVTTFSPEFSQAIAEIDIALGAEIPRYMVPSAYIPLRKMPSLVSGKIDRKRLRELGGSMSREQVARLRVAPTEKSEPETEMEKALQQVWIKILGSESAAAIGLHDSFFALGGDSLRAMKLVAAAREDGIALTVATIFNFPTLKAMAENATKVSKEDDAAVAPFSLLEEGWTPEEARAESAKLCGIDESAIEDIYPCTPLQEGLMALSAKVTSAYVAQRVVDLADAATADKLRNAFDVAAADCAILRTRIVQVPGRGLAQVVVKEDIAWHIGDDLQGYLVKDREEGMDLGRPLVRYALVTDNASGKVQFVLTMHHALYDGWCMPLIVDKVNKAFDGEKVQRPAEFKDFIKYLGSMDRSAAETYWREQLQGAAATTQFPALPYEGYQTQADSLLEVYVPLNGRPASNTTVATVIRGAWAYAASHYASSNDVIFGETLTGRNAPIRGSDEIEGPMITTVPFRTQVNAETLVSDYLQDIQDQTIQQIPYEHTGLQHIRRLSPDALEACELRTGLVLHPSADDFDQEEFNKYPANRLVPAGDAEAAEEALKFNTYALMLVCSTDPKGFLVMASFDSKTVQKPLMEKALAQFSQVAQKLCQLTDTPLGDIAYLTEEDKTEVARLSTESVKSVQKEYPEAEAVYIVNPTDSALLAPLGVVGELVVVSKSDLSLSTLENPSWTENKEAGKFYKTERLAKFNADGSVEITGKTSDLVQKASTATKAPTKRISATSAKQRRLRTLWSRVLRLPESDIGLNDSFFRLGGDSIGAMKLVSEARLAGLTLTVNQVFTKRTLYDMASVLQDSEPTQDSQESLKPLVPFELVENLGDAPAETLRPLLADPSWKIVDAFPARPLQEVAVKGTIEIPRFSARYEAMYFESDVDRPRLFQSCQELVTLNEVLRSVFVKHNGVCLSVILEDVKTPVVEYEIDSDVETFVKDLCNMDVQTRMPLGSIFVKWFFVHSSNGQSALVFRVSHAQYDEICLPIMLHQLSALHEGKPVPKALPFSSFVGHVVKSNIPQSVDYWKELLQGSSVNVLKPDTPVTERQHYAIDRTFDISTRSKDVTIATLPTAAWALTLARLQSTRDVTFGEVVSGRNIDFPNADMVVGPCWQYVPVRVKFEDDWTVLDLLNLVQNQHIASSAHEGIGLPEIAKLCTDWPASVDWFDTVVHQDVEHVESLGFETASSRMETIYPQQEPLREWKIQAFPQGDKLTIEIVTFESWKGHAAELLDKIEETFKILLGNPRSLLFEQQFSDWTRGFAIGLENAVNDFMLFCCSLEFGCFNTHIIPYHTLRPLLAASLVRPTSLQVGGKWLASPSYHLLVSRFKPPPPFRLVVFSLKQRETVRRLFSNSYHSLIFSRCFNAPQQSTNATMSDNVNWLTDSKFLAELDAGDNADDTSFMDLLDPTRYYDFGHVDDGALGAADPLDPLQKQGAHNSIWPADEIMRHCNPDDGNDLTLSLASASIQNGSKALETASTASVERTADPTCAECGKQCEFDSLVHWHAKENNHKAYLCPVQGCGKGFTAKGERDDHRRQHVDGHKRIEKGHPLACVECSMEFKNKSKLQEHANGAQHNPFACSCGKHFARLDVLNRHLDSMGTDLPKFPCQFCKSHRGENGFRRRDHFLQHVRGYHKFEAEGKIEDIMPSRRGKYQTPPVCHFTDCPHHRDSKFKSLSREEQNRSKPFETQSDYTKHMKNAHDFTQYPCTARGCSKTGAKGYAREKDLIKHTKKDHSETETYVPATRNIRITCQECGASLGPNSMRYHRCKDSRLC, from the exons ATGCATTTGCGAGACAGCGAAGGCGGCGGAACCGCCTACCAAGAAACAGGCCTCACTGACGGCGCAACGAACGGCTTGACCAACGGCAACAATACCGTGAACCCCTCTTCAACGAGGACCGTCGTCGTGACATCGCGGGCCGaatccaccaccaccaccgccggtGTAAGCGACTTTAGACATGAGCTCCTTCTTGCATGGCTGCTCGTCCTCCACCGCAACAACGACGACGGCCTGAGCAAGGTGAACTGGGGATTCAGAACAAAGGACGGCCAGGAACCGTCGTCGGCGACACACAACAGCCTGAGCCTGAGCGAGGCGCCGTTCAAGAACAGCGACTCGATAGCAGAGGCCTTGGAGGTCATCAAGGACCTCGGCGAGAGCGGTCTCGAGAGTGAAACGCAGACCATCCCGGTGATATACTTTAACAATGGAGCACCCAAACCTCAGGGCAACTCTGAGAAGGCTCCCTCCAAGAGATCACAAGAC TGGACATACCAGATCGAGGCGACGCTCAACGAGAACCAGCTGGTGATCAAGGCCCAATGGGACCGGGCCGTCCTCTCCTACCGCCACGCCATCTTCCAGCTCGATTCCTTCATCGAGATCCTCACCACTGTCCTCGAGAAGCCCTACCGTCAGGTCTCGGACACAATCGGCCCCACCGCAAAGGACCTCGAGCAGCTCTGGACATGGAACGCCGAGCTGCCCGAGAACATGCAAAAGTGCATGCAGGACATCATCTCCGAGGTCGCGGCCAAGGGACCCGAAAGGCCGGCTGTCGAGTCCTGGGACGGTAACTTCTCCTACGGCGACGTCGACCGCCTCTCCACCCGCCTCGCGCGCCACCTCGTCGCCCGCGGCGTCACCGTCGGCTCCACGGTGCCAATGTGCTTCGAAAAGTCCCGCTGGACCACCGTCGCCCTCCTGGCCGTCATGAAAGCCGGCGCCGCCTTCGCCCTCACGGACCCGTCCCAGCCCGAGGCCCGCCTCCGCACCATCGTCGAGCAGACCGGCGCCACCATCATCGTCACCTCCCAGAACCAGAGCGACCTCGGCCGGCGCATCGCGCCCGAGCAGACCCTCGTCATCGCCTCGGACGACACCCTCAACAATGATACCCTCGAGCTCGCCGCCGAGCTGCCCGTCGTCCCGCCCTCGTCCCCGCTCTACATCCAGTTCACCTCCGGCAGCACGGGCAAGCCAAAGGGCGTCATGATCTCCCACGAAAACTTCACCAGCGGCGCCGTGCCCCGCGGCTGGGAGGTCGGCTACCGCGCCCACTCGCGCTGCTTCGACTTCGCCTCGTACGCCTTTGACGTCAGCATCGATTGCATGCTCTGCAcgctcgccgccgccggctgCCTCTGCATCGCCTCGGACGAGGACCGCATGAACGACCTCAGCGGCGCCATCCGCAACTCAAAGTGCAACATGGCGCACATGACCCCCTCTGTCGCCCGCGTCCTCGACGCGGACGTCatcccttccctcgaggtccTCGGTCTCGGAGGTGAAGCCGTTTCTGCGGGTGACGCCTCGACGTGGAGCAAGACCACGAGCGTCATCATCGCCTACGGACCCTCAGAGTGCACCGTCGGCTGCACAATCAACGGCAACGTCAGCAGCACCTCAACCAACATCGGCAAGGGCACCGGCGGCCTCACATGGATCGTCGACCCGGACGACCACGAGCGCCTCATGCCCGTCGGCGCCGTCGGCGAGCTCCTCATCGAGGGCCCCGTCGTTGGCATGGGCTACCTCAACGACAAGGCCAAGACGGACGAGGTCTTCATCGAGGACCCGGCCTGGCTGCTCGCCGGCGGCGGCCCCGCCCGCGGCAGACACGGACGCCTGTACAAGACGGGCGACCTGGTCCGCTACGACCCGGATGGCACGGGTTCCATTGCCTTCGTCGGCCGCAAGGACCAGCAGGTCAAGCTCCGCGGTCAACGCATCGAGCTGGCCGAGGTCGAGCACCACCTCCGGGGCAAGATGCCCTCGGGCGTCAAGATTGTCGCCGAGGTCATCAAGCCCGGCGGCAGCGAGCCCACGCTCGTCGCCTTTGTCGTCGAGCAGAACCCCGTTGACGGCCCTGCAGATGCCGAGGTCGGCGACGTCACCACCTTCTCCCCCGAGTTCAGCCAGGCCATCGCCGAGATCGACATTGCCCTCGGCGCCGAGATCCCCCGCTACATGGTCCCCTCGGCCTACATCCCCCTCCGCAAGATGCCCTCCCTGGTCTCGGGGAAGATCGACCGCAAGCGCCTGCGCGAGCTCGGAGGTTCCATGTCCCGCGAGCAGGTCGCCCGCCTGCGCGTCGCGCCCACCGAGAAATCGGAGCCTGAGACGGAGATGGAGAAGGCGCTGCAGCAGGTCTGGATCAAGATTCTGGGCAGCgagtccgccgccgccatcgGTCTGCACGATAGCTTCTTCGCTCTCGGCGGTGACTCCCTGCGCGCGATGAAGCTCGTCGCTGCCGCGAGAGAGGACGGCATCGCTCTGACTGTCGCAACCATCTTCAACTTCCCCACGCTCAAGGCCATGGCTGAGAACGCGACCAAGGTGTCCAAGGAAGACGACGCCGCCGTCGCGCCCTTCTCCCTCCTCGAGGAAGGATGGACCCCCGAGGAGGCCCGCGCCGAGTCCGCCAAGCTCTGCGGTATCGACGAGTCCGCCATCGAGGACATTTACCCCTGCACGCCCCTCCAAGAGGGTCTCATGGCTCTGTCGGCCAAGGTCACCTCGGCGTACGTCGCGCAGAGAGTCGTCGACCTCGCGGACGCGGCGACAGCAGACAAGCTCCGCAACGCCTTCGACGTCGCCGCCGCGGACTGCGCCATCCTCCGCACGAGAATCGTCCAGGTGCCGGGCCGCGGCCTCGCCCAGGTCGTCGTCAAGGAAGACATCGCCTGGCACATTGGCGACGACCTCCAGGGCTACCTCGTCAAGGACCGCGAGGAGGGCATGGACCTTGGCAGACCCCTCGTCCGCTACGCCCTCGTCACGGACAACGCGTCGGGCAAGGTGCAGTTCGTGCTGACGATGCACCACGCCCTGTACGACGGCTGGTGCATGCCCCTCATCGTCGACAAGGTCAACAAGGCCTTTGACGGAGAGAAGGTCCAGCGCCCGGCCGAGTTCAAGGACTTCATCAAGTACCTCGGCAGCATGGACCGCAGCGCCGCCGAGACATACTGGCGCGAACAGCTCCAGGGTGCCGCTGCCACTACGCAGTTCCCCGCGCTGCCGTACGAGGGCTACCAGACGCAGGCCGACTCTCTTCTGGAGGTCTACGTGCCCCTGAACGGCAGACCTGCCTCCAACACCACCGTCGCCACCGTGATTCGCGGTGCCTGGGCCTACGCGGCATCCCACTACGCCTCATCCAACGATGTCATCTTTGGCGAGACCCTCACCGGCCGCAACGCGCCCATCAGAGGATCCGATGAAATCGAGGGTCCCATGATCACGACCGTCCCCTTCCGCACCCAGGTCAACGCCGAGACGCTCGTCAGCGACTACCTCCAAGACATCCAAGACCAGACCATCCAACAGATCCCTTACGAGCACACCGGTCTCCAGCACATCCGCCGTCTCAGCCCGGATGCCCTCGAGGCCTGCGAGCTGAGAACCGGTCTCGTGCTGCACCCGAGCGCCGACGACTTTGATCAGGAAGAGTTCAACAAGTACCCCGCCAACCGCCTCGTCCCCGCCGGCGACGCGGAAGCCGCGGAAGAAGCTCTCAAGTTCAACACCTACGCCCTCATGCTCGTCTGCTCGACGGACCCCAAGGGCTTCTTGGTGATGGCCTCGTTCGACTCAAAGACTGTTCAGAAGCCTCTCATGGAGAAGGCACTCGCTCAGTTCTCTCAAGTGGCGCAGAAGCTTTGCCAGCTTACCGACACGCCACTTGGCGACATCGCGTACCTGACTGAGGAGGACAAGACCGAGGTCGCTCGCTTGAGCACCGAGAGCGTCAAGAGCGTTCAGAAGGAGTACCCGGAGGCCGAGGCGGTGTACATTGTTAACCCAACCGACTCTGCGCTTCTGGCACCTCTTGGAGTTGTTGGTGAATTGGTGGTCGTTAGCAAGTCCGACTTGTCTCTCTCCACGCTGGAGAACCCTTCGTGGACCGAGAACAAGGAGGCTGGCAAATTCTACAAGACGGAGCGCCTCGCCAAATTCAACGCAGATGGATCTGTCGAGATCACCGGCAAGACGAGCGATCTGGTCCAAAAGGCCAGCACTGCTACCAAGGCGCCTACTAAGCGCATCTCTGCCACATCCGCCAAGCAGCGTCGTCTGCGAACTCTCTGGAGCCGTGTACTCAGGCTCCCCGAGAGCGATATCGGCCTCAACGACAGCTTCTTCCGTCTTGGTGGAGATTCCATCGGTGCTATGAAGCTCGTCTCCGAGGCCCGCTTGGCTGGCCTCACACTTACCGTCAACCAGGTCTTCACGAAGAGGACGCTGTACGACATGGCCAGCGTCCTGCAGGACTCTGAGCCCACTCAGGACTCTCAAGAGTCCCTGAAGCCTCTCGTTCCCTTTGAGCTGGTTGAGAACCTCGGCGATGCTCCGGCAGAAACCCTCCGTCCCCTTCTCGCCGACCCATCATGGAAGATTGTCGACGCCTTCCCCGCAAGACCGTTGCAGGAGGTCGCCGTCAAGGGTACGATTGAGATTCCTCGCTTCTCTGCTCGTTACGAGGCCATGTACTTCGAGAGCGACGTCGACCGCCCCCGCCTCTTCCAGAGCTGCCAAGAGCTTGTCACTCTCAACGAGGTGTTGCGATCAGTCTTTGTCAAGCACAATGGCGTTTGCCTGAGCGTCATCCTCGAAGACGTCAAGACCCCCGTCGTCGAGTATGAGATCGACAGCGACGTTGAGACCTTTGTCAAGGACCTCTGCAACATGGACGTCCAGACCCGGATGCCACTTGGCTCCATCTTTGTCAAGTGGTTCTTCGTCCACAGCAGCAATGGCCAGTCCGCTCTGGTGTTCCGCGTCTCGCACGCTCAGTACGATGAGATTTGCCTTCCCATCATGCTGCACCAGCTTTCAGCTCTGCACGAGGGCAAGCCCGTTCCCAAGGCTCTccccttctcctccttcgtCGGCCACGTTGTCAAGTCCAACATCCCCCAGAGCGTCGACTACTGGAAGGAGCTCCTCCAAGGATCCTCCGTCAATGTTCTGAAGCCCGATACCCCCGTGACGGAGAGACAGCACTACGCCATCGACAGGACGTTCGACATCTCAACCCGCTCCAAGGACGTCACCATCGCCACCCTCCCCACCGCAGCCTGGGCCCTTACCCTCGCCCGCCTGCAGAGCACGCGCGACGTCACCTTTGGCGAAGTTGTCAGCGGCCGCAACATCGACTTCCCCAACGCCGACATGGTTGTCGGCCCCTGCTGGCAATACGTGCCCGTGCGCGTCAAGTTCGAGGACGACTGGACGGTCCTCGACCTCCTCAACCTCGTGCAGAACCAGCACATTGCCAGCTCGGCGCACGAGGGTATCGGCCTGCCCGAGATTGCCAAGCTGTGCACCGACTGGCCCGCCTCGGTGGACTGGTTCGACACGGTGGTGCACCAGGACGTCGAGCACGTCGAGAGCCTCGGTTTCGAGACGGCGAGCAGTCGCATGGAGACGATCTACCCGCAGCAGGAGCCACTTCGCGAGTGGAAGATCCAGGCGTTCCCCCAGGGCGACAAGTTGACGATTGAGATTGTCACCTTCGAGTCGTGGAAGGGTCATGCTGCCGAGCTTCTTGATAAGATTGAGGAGACGTTCAAGATTCTGCTTGGTAACCCCAGGTCGCTGTTGTTTGAGCAGCA ATTCTCCGATTGGACGAGGGGCTTTGCAATTGGTTTGGAAAATGCTGTGAACGATTTCATGTTGTTTTGTTGCTCTTTGGAGTTTGGTTGTTTCAATACACACATCATACCATACCATACCTTGCGACCCCTCCTCGCTGCTTCTCTGGTTCGCCCAACTTCCTTGCAAGTT GGCGGAAAGTGGCTTGCTTCCCCATCCTATCACCTTCTCGTCTCCAGGTTCAAACCTCCACCGCCCTTCAGACTTGTTGTCTTCTCGTTAAAGCAGCGAGAGACTGTCAGGAGGCTCTTCTCGAA CTCCTATCACAGCCTGATTTTCTCTCGCTGCTTCAACGCACCCCAGCAATCAACCAACGCCACAATGTCTGACAACGTCAATTGGCTTACCGACAGCAAGTTCCTCGCCGAGCTCGATGCCGGGGACAACGCCGATGACACCAGCTTTATGGATCTCCTTGATCCTACTCGTTACTACGACTTCGGCCACGTCGACGATGGCGCTCTTGGCGCTGCGGACCCCCTGGATCC GTTGCAAAAACAAGGCGCGCACAACTCGATTTGGCC CGCAGATGAGATTATGCGTCATTGCAATCCGGATGACGGCAACGATTTGACATTGTCATTGGCCAGCGCTTCAATCCAAAATGGTTCGAAGGCCCTGGAGACAGCTTCTACTGCTTCAGTCGAGAGGACCGCAGACCCGACTTGTGCAGAGTGCGGCAAACAGTGTGAGTTTGACTCACTCGTACACTGGCATGCTAAGGAGAACAATCACAAGGCATATTTGTGCCCAGTCCAAGGGTGTGGTAAGGGATTCACGGCGAAAGGAGAACGGGACGACCATCGGCGCCAACACGTTGACGGCCATAAGCGGATTGAGAAGGGGCATCCGCTTGCCTGTGTGGAGTGTTCTATGGAGTTCAAGAACAAGTCTAAACTCCAAGAGCACGCCAACGGAGCACAGCACAACCCCTTTGCTTGTTCCTGTGGCAAACACTTCGCTCGACTTGATGTTCTCAACCGACATCTTGACTCCATGGGGACCGACCTGCCGAAATTCCCCTGCCAGTTCTGCAAAAGTCACCGCGGGGAGAACGGGTTTCGGAGAAGAGATCATTTTCTACAACATGTGCGGGGCTACCACAAGTTCGAGGCTGAGGGAAAGATCGAAGATATCATGCCTAGCCGGCGGGGGAAATATCAGACACCTCCGGTCTGTCACTTCACGGATTGCCCGCACCACCGGGACAGCAAGTTCAAATCACTCAGTCGCGAAGAGCAAAACCGCTCCAAGCCATTCGAAACACAATCGGACTATACGAAGCACATGAAAAACGCCCACGACTTCACACAATACCCCTGTACGGCGAGAGGATGCAGCAAGACTGGCGCCAAGGGTTACGCGAGGGAGAAAGATCTCATCAAGCACACAAAGAAGGACCATTCTGAGACGGAAACATACGTTCCAGCAACGCGAAACATCAGGATTACTTGCCAGGAGTGTGGTGCCAGCCTGGGACCGAACAGCATGCGCTACCACCGATGTAAAGATTCACGGCTTTGTTAG